The genome window GAAAAGGCCGCGTCATTGCGGGGCTGTCGATGGGTGGCCACGGTGCGCTGTTTATTTCGTGTCGTCACCCGGAGCTGTACGCCGCCGCCGGGAGCATGAGCGGCGTGATGAACATTAATACCGCAACCTGGAAAGTAGCCCCGGACTTTGCTAAATCCCGGTCCGAGAATTTAGCCCGCTTGCTAGGCCCACCGAAAGCCGGCGATGTTCCTTATCCGGGATACACGCTGGTAACACTTGTGGACCAGCTCAAAACCAACAAGTTACCGCTGATTCTTGACATTGGCGTCGATGATTTTCTCATTGATACGAACCGCGACCTGCACCGCCGCCTGATCGAAAACCAGACTCCCCACGAATACACCGAACGCCCCGGCGCTCATACCTGGGAATACTGGGAAAACGCCTTGCCTTACCAGGTCCTGTTTTTTGCCAAAATTCTGAAAGCAAACAAAGTTATTGTTCCTTAATTCGATGATGAAAGCGTTTATTTCCTTCATGCTGCTGGTGCTCCTGCCCTTTTTAAAGGTCGAAATAAGCAATTTTGAGGCAATCCGGGTCGAAGGTGGACTGGTATCGGGCGGGCAGAGTCAGGATGGGCAAGTACGCATTTTCAAAGGAATTCCGTTTGCCGCCCCGCCCGTCGGCAACCTGCGCTGGAAAGCCCCCCAGGCCGTTAAGCCCTGGTCCGGCGTGCGTTCCTGTACGGCTTTCGGTCCTAGCCCGATGCAAGCGTCACCGGCACCGTTTGGCCCCTGGAGCGCCGAATACCTGATTCCCAAAGAGCCGATCAGCGAGGATTGTCTTTACCTCAATGTGTGGAGCAGTGCAAAATCAGCCAAGGAAAAACAACCCGTTCTGGTGTGGATTTACGGCGGTGGCTTTACCAGCGGAGGCAGTGCTGCCCCCATTTACGACGGAGAAGCTACGGCCCGAAAAGGCGTCCTTTTCGTCAGTATCAACTACCGGGTGGGGCCGTTCGGCTTCTTTGCTCACCCGGAATTAAGTCAGGAATCACCGCAAAAACCCGCTTCCGGCAACTACGGTTTGATGGATCAGATTGCCGCCTTGCGGTGGGTGCAAAAAAATATTTCCGCATTCGGTGGCGATCCCAACCAGGTGACCATCGCCGGACAGTCAGCCGGCTCGATGAGCGTCAACTGCCTGGTGGCAAGTCCATTGGCGAAGAATCTGTTCAACAAAGCCATCGCCGAAAGCGGTGCCAGCTTTGCCAAGCCACACCCAACTTTGCAACAAGCCGAGGAAAGCGGCCTGAAGATCGCTCAGGAATTGGGAGC of Tellurirhabdus bombi contains these proteins:
- a CDS encoding alpha/beta hydrolase gives rise to the protein MKINQLFVYSCLLFLSLSAYGARVDTLEVSSASMNRTLRAGVVLPERYRKAKKQAFPVLYLLHGGTGSFRDWLTKTPDKTLLQNLSDQYNLIIVTPDGDPTSYYFDSPLVKSSQFETFISRELIDKIDNTYRTVRDRKGRVIAGLSMGGHGALFISCRHPELYAAAGSMSGVMNINTATWKVAPDFAKSRSENLARLLGPPKAGDVPYPGYTLVTLVDQLKTNKLPLILDIGVDDFLIDTNRDLHRRLIENQTPHEYTERPGAHTWEYWENALPYQVLFFAKILKANKVIVP
- a CDS encoding carboxylesterase/lipase family protein, whose amino-acid sequence is MMKAFISFMLLVLLPFLKVEISNFEAIRVEGGLVSGGQSQDGQVRIFKGIPFAAPPVGNLRWKAPQAVKPWSGVRSCTAFGPSPMQASPAPFGPWSAEYLIPKEPISEDCLYLNVWSSAKSAKEKQPVLVWIYGGGFTSGGSAAPIYDGEATARKGVLFVSINYRVGPFGFFAHPELSQESPQKPASGNYGLMDQIAALRWVQKNISAFGGDPNQVTIAGQSAGSMSVNCLVASPLAKNLFNKAIAESGASFAKPHPTLQQAEESGLKIAQELGASSLVELRTKSAQEILQKAQGLRGPILDGYVLPESIAALFAAEKQNKVTLLTGWNENEGLLFGPLKNASDYRQQIEQQYGADTPQFLTFYPASTDTEAADSQRKISRDMIFGAQNYTWANIQSDQGKPVYVYRFTRKVPATGEYAPYGAFHTAEVPYAYDNLKFVNRQLRPLERADAELARLMSAYWVNFVKTGNPNGNELPRWPVYSTKSKQVMELGDKTQAQPLPDGAALDFLFTQMRKK